The following are from one region of the Mycolicibacterium helvum genome:
- the mbtG gene encoding NADPH-dependent L-lysine N(6)-monooxygenase MbtG, producing MTARLAILGAGAKAVAVAAKAAMLREMDVDTPDIVAVERTAIAANWRAGGGWTDGQHRLGTSPEKDVGFPYRSAILPGRNAELDQRMMRLSWQSYLVTTGRFAEWVDRGKPAPTHETWAAYLRWVGAAAALNIVDGEVIRLSLDGESWVLHTRDDTVTADAVMITGPGQPDRSVLPGHPQVLSIAQFWQLSADNERIDAERVAVIGGGETAASMLNELFKHRVSTITVISPQATLFTRGESFFENRMFSDPTEWAGLTLAERRDVMARTDRGVFSARVQDSLLADDRIRHLRGRVAHGVAADDRIRITLHTDRHGERLETVHGFDLVIDGSGADSLWFLSLLGQDVLDLLEVRLNGPLSSDRLQQAIGADLALTGVQPKLFLPNLSGLNQGPGFPNLSCLGLLSDRVLGGGPAARPAHSTTRRNREYQSL from the coding sequence ATGACCGCACGGCTGGCAATTCTGGGTGCTGGGGCCAAAGCGGTTGCGGTGGCGGCCAAGGCCGCGATGCTGCGGGAAATGGACGTCGACACGCCCGACATCGTGGCGGTCGAGCGCACCGCGATCGCCGCGAACTGGCGCGCGGGCGGCGGCTGGACCGACGGTCAACACCGGTTGGGTACCAGTCCGGAAAAGGATGTCGGTTTCCCGTACCGTTCGGCGATCCTGCCCGGCCGCAACGCCGAGCTGGACCAGCGGATGATGCGGCTGAGCTGGCAGTCATACCTGGTGACGACCGGACGTTTCGCCGAGTGGGTAGATCGCGGCAAGCCGGCGCCGACCCACGAGACCTGGGCCGCTTATCTGCGTTGGGTGGGTGCTGCCGCCGCGCTGAATATCGTTGACGGCGAGGTCATTCGGCTGTCGCTGGACGGCGAGTCGTGGGTACTGCACACCCGCGATGACACCGTGACCGCCGATGCGGTGATGATCACCGGTCCCGGCCAGCCCGATCGATCGGTGCTGCCCGGGCATCCACAGGTCCTCTCGATTGCCCAGTTCTGGCAGTTGTCTGCCGACAACGAACGTATCGATGCCGAACGCGTCGCGGTGATCGGTGGCGGCGAAACCGCTGCGTCGATGCTCAACGAGCTGTTCAAACACCGGGTTTCGACGATCACAGTGATATCGCCGCAGGCGACGTTGTTCACCAGGGGTGAGAGCTTCTTCGAGAACAGAATGTTCAGCGATCCGACGGAGTGGGCCGGGCTGACCCTGGCCGAACGGCGCGATGTGATGGCCCGCACCGACCGCGGCGTGTTCTCCGCACGCGTCCAGGACTCGTTGTTGGCCGACGACCGCATCCGGCACCTGCGCGGCCGGGTGGCGCACGGTGTCGCCGCCGATGACCGGATCCGGATCACGTTGCACACCGACCGGCACGGCGAGCGGTTGGAGACGGTGCACGGGTTCGACCTCGTAATCGACGGTTCGGGGGCCGACTCGCTCTGGTTCCTGTCACTGCTAGGACAGGACGTACTGGATCTGCTCGAGGTCAGGTTGAACGGCCCGCTGAGCAGTGACCGGCTGCAACAGGCGATCGGCGCCGACCTCGCGCTGACCGGGGTTCAGCCGAAATTGTTCCTGCCCAACCTGTCCGGGCTCAACCAGGGCCCGGGTTTTCCCAACCTCAGCTGCCTGGGCCTGCTGTCCGACCGTGTTCTTGGCGGGGGACCCGCCGCCCGGCCCGCACATTCAACGACCAGGAGGAATCGTGAGTACCAATCCCTTTGA